One window from the genome of Lathamus discolor isolate bLatDis1 chromosome 8, bLatDis1.hap1, whole genome shotgun sequence encodes:
- the CCNB2 gene encoding G2/mitotic-specific cyclin-B2, whose amino-acid sequence MALPVTRRAPVTRGAENALIDLKSKAKTHLPGKRAALEEIGNKVTTRGTRVSKKTECSKPSIKPTKGPNKMTNVTVLPKSPAAVNQALKETDVPKVLSPVPMDVSMQEEDLCQAFSDVLLNNVEDIDAEDCGDPQLCSDYVKDIYEYLRELELQQSVRPRYLDGKTINGRMRSILVDWLIQVHSRFQLLQETLYMCVAVMDRFLQSHPVPRKRLQLVGVTALLLASKYEEMFSPDVADFVYITDNAYTGNEIREMEIVILQELDFSLGRPLPIHFLRRASKAGEADAKQHTLAKYLMELTLIDYDMVHYRPSEIAAAALCLSQKLLGRNKWDAKQEYYTGYTEDSLEMTMKHMAKNVFKVNENLTKYTATKNKYASSKLLMISTIPQLNSKIIKDLALPLLG is encoded by the exons ATGGCTTTACCGGTGACGCGTCGCGCCCCT GTCACTAGAGGGGCGGAAAATGCTCTGATTGACCTTAAGAGTAAAGCTAAAACTCACCTTCCTGGCAAAAGGGCTGCTTTGGAAGAAATAGGGAATAAAGTTACGACAAGAGGAACACGCGTATCTAAG aaaacagaatgcTCCAAACCATCCATAAAGCCTACAAAAGGACCTAACAAGATGACAAATGTAACTGTACTGCCTAAATCTCCAGCTGCTGTGAATCAAGCTTTGAAAGAAACGGATGTTCCAAAG GTTCTGTCTCCTGTCCCTATGGATGTATCTATGCAAGAGGAGGATTTGTGCCAAGCCTTCTCTGATGTGTTGCTCAACAATGTAGAAGACATTGATGCTGAGGACTGCGGGGATCCCCAGCTGTGTAGTGACTACGTAAAAGATATCTATGAGTACCTGAGAGAGCTCGAG CTGCAGCAATCGGTCCGTCCACGTTACCTTGATGGGAAGACGATCAATGGACGTATGCGTTCCATTTTAGTTGACTGGCTTATCCAGGTCCACTCAAGATTCCAGCTTTTGCAGGAAACGCTGTATATGTGTGTTGCAGTTATGGATCGCTTCTTACAA AGTCATCCAGTGCCTCGGAAGAGGCTTCAGTTGGTGGGTGTAACAGCACTGCTTCTAGCTTCAAAATACGAAGAGATGTTCTCTCCTGATGTAGCAGACTTTGTTTACATTACTGACAATGCCTACACTGGTAATGAAATCAGAGAAATGGAGATCGTGATTCTTCAAGAGTTAGACTTCAGTCTGGGACGACCTCTTCCAATTCATTTCTTGAGAAGAGCATCAAAAGCCGGGGAG GCTGATGCTAAGCAACATACACTAGCAAAATACCTAATGGAGCTGACACTGATAGACTATGACATGGTTCACTATCGTCCTTCAGAGATTGCAGCTGCTGCATTATGCTTGTCCCAAAAGCTTCTGGGACGTAACAAATGG GATGCAAAGCAGGAGTACTACACTGGGTATACAGAAGACAGTCTTGAGATGACTATGAAACATATGGCCAAGAATGTTTTCAAAGTAAATGAGAACTTGACTAAATACACT GCTACAAAGAACAAGTATGCAAGTAGCAAGCTACTGATGATAAGCACAATCCCTCAACTGAACAGCAAGATAATCAAGGACCTGGCTTTACCACTCTTGGGATAA